The sequence GGACCACCTGGCCGGCGGACCTGGCCCGGCTCACCGACATCTACGGTCGCGTGGAAGTGACCCGCTGGCTGGGCGGCGCACCGTCGGTGCCCCCCGAGGAGCTCGTGATCCGCTGGGCGGCCGTGCACCGGCTCGACGAGCGCTTCCTGTGCTGGGCGATCGAGCGGCCCGACGGCACCCCGGCCGGCACCGTGCTGCTCAAGCCGCTGCCCGACGGGGTCGGCGAGGTGGAAGTCGGGTGGCACCTGCACCCGGACTCCTGGGGGTACGGCTACGCCACGGAGGCGGCGCGCGCGGTCATCGACCGGGCGTTCGCCCTCGGCCTCCCCGAGGTGTACGCCGTGGTTCGGCCGGGGAACGAGCCGTCGATCGCCGTCTGCCGGCGGCTGGGCATGACGCCGCTCGGGCGCATGCGCCGCTGGTACGGCGTCGAGCTGGAGGCCTTCCGGCTCATGGCGGC is a genomic window of Blastococcus sp. HT6-30 containing:
- a CDS encoding GNAT family N-acetyltransferase, producing the protein MTAVAEELRTERLRLRPWTTWPADLARLTDIYGRVEVTRWLGGAPSVPPEELVIRWAAVHRLDERFLCWAIERPDGTPAGTVLLKPLPDGVGEVEVGWHLHPDSWGYGYATEAARAVIDRAFALGLPEVYAVVRPGNEPSIAVCRRLGMTPLGRMRRWYGVELEAFRLMAAPVVA